From a region of the Triticum aestivum cultivar Chinese Spring chromosome 7D, IWGSC CS RefSeq v2.1, whole genome shotgun sequence genome:
- the LOC123165802 gene encoding protein argonaute 1D gives MGSWRLRMPGFGDEGGGGGRGVGQGRGAGGRGRGGFGFYPQQDGRGGGGGSYQPRGAAQQWRPAAPAPAHPPQTHANGNGGPAATIAPELRQAKTDAAAPAPPAQAPPPPVALEAVAEHLDLEDVTDQFDALSMDGDSASVTTAAGRELVAVRAPIPRADSSCKFPHRPGSGRAGTRCLVKANHFLAELPDKDLHQYDVAITPETSRVSGRAVMAELVRLHRASYLGGRLPAYDGRKSMYTAGPLPFTSKEFHITVLEEDDGSGQERRERTFKVVIRYAARADLRRLEQYIAGRQAEAPQEALQVLDIVLRELPTARYAPYGRSFFSPDFGRRRSLGDGVESWRGFYQTIRPTQMGLSLNIDMSATSFFEPLPVLDFVGQLLNADIHSRSLSDAERVKIKKALRGVKVEVTHRGNIRRKYRISGLTPQTTRELSFPVDQGGTVKSVVQYFQETYGFAIQHINLPCLTVGNQQRPNYLPMEVCKIVEGQRYSKRLNQGQIRALLEETCQRPHDRERDIVQMVNHNSYHDDPYAKEFGIKISERLASVEARILPAPRLKYSETGREKDCLPRVGQWNMMNKKMVNGARVRSWLCVNFARNVQESMATGFCRELARMCQASGMDFALEPVLPVIYVRPDQVERGLKARFHDAMTALGPQRKEIELLIGILPDNNGSLYGDLKRVCEIDLGLISQCCLTKQVFKMNKQILANLSLKINVKVGGRNTVLADALTRRIPLVTDKPTIIFGADVTHPHPGEDSSPSIAAVVASQDWPEVTKYAGLVSAQTHRQELIEDLYNVTHDPQRGTIHGGMVRELLISFKRTTGEKPERIIFYRDGVSEGQFYQVLLHELDAIRKACASLEANYQPLVTFVVVQKRHHTRLFAHNHNDQSTVDKSGNILPGTVIDSKICHPTEFDFFLCSHAGIKGTSRPAHYHVLWDENNFTADGLQTLTNNLCYTYARCTRSVSIVPPAYYAHLAAFRARFYMEPDSSDSGSISSARKSGSSTSRSTRAAGAGVVRPLPALKDSVKKVMFYC, from the exons ATGGGGTCGTGGAGGCTGAGGATGCCGGGGTTCGGCGAcgaaggtggcggcggcgggagagGGGTCGGCCAGGGCAGGGGCGCCGGCGGCCGTGGCCGCGGCGGCTTCGGCTTCTACCCTCAGCaagacggccgcggaggaggaggaggctcctACCAGCCTCGCGGCGCGGCGCAGCAGTGGCGTCCGGCCGCCCCTGCTCCGGCGCATCCACCGCAGACGCACGCCAATGGCAACGGTGGCCCGGCCGCCACGATAGCTCCCGAGCTGCGCCAAGCAAAGACGgacgccgccgctccggctccGCCCGCCCAGGCCCCACCGCCGCCGGTGGCCCTCGAGGCCGTCGCCGAGCACCTCGACCTCGAGGACGTCACCGACCAGTTCGACGCTCTGTCCATGGACGGCGACTCGGCCTCGGTCACCACCGCCGCCGGCCGGGAGCTCGTCGCGGTCCGGGCGCCGATCCCGCGGGCGGACAGCTCCTGCAAGTTCCCGCACCGCCCCGGGAGCGGGCGGGCCGGCACGCGGTGCCTGGTGAAGGCGAACCACTTCCTCGCCGAGCTGCCGGACAAGGACCTGCACCAGTACGACGTGGCCATCACGCCGGAGACGTCCCGGGTGTCCGGCCGCGCCGTCATGGCCGAGCTGGTGCGGCTGCACCGGGCGTCCTACCTCGGCGGCCGCCTCCCGGCCTACGACGGCCGCAAGAGCATGTACACCGCCGGCCCGCTGCCCTTCACCTCCAAGGAGTTCCACATCACCGTGCTCGAGGAGGACGACGGCTCCGGCCAGGAGAG GCGTGAGAGGACCTTCAAGGTGGTGATCAGGTACGCGGCGAGGGCCGATCTGCGCCGCCTCGAGCAGTACATCGCCGGAAGGCAGGCCGAGGCCCCCCAGGAGGCCCTGCAGGTTCTTGACATCGTCCTGCGTGAGCTGCCAACAGCTAG ATATGCGCCATATGGTCGATCGTTCTTCTCGCCGGACTTCGGGAGGAGGCGGTCTCTCGGCGACGGGGTTGAGAGCTGGCGCGGGTTTTATCAGACCATTCGCCCTACCCAGATGGGATTGTCGCTCAATATCG ATATGTCAGCAACATCTTTCTTCGAGCCGCTGCCTGTCCTCGATTTTGTCGGGCAGCTTTTGAACGCTGACATTCACTCAAGGTCCCTCTCGGATGCCGAGCGTGTCAAG ATCAAGAAGGCCCTAAGGGGAGTGAAGGTGGAAGTTACTCACCGTGGCAACATACGGCGCAAGTACCGGATATCTGGTTTAACACCTCAGACAACTAGGGAGCTAAG TTTTCCTGTTGATCAAGGGGGTACGGTGAAGTCCGTTGTCCAGTATTTTCAGGAGACATATGGGTTTGCCATCCAGCACATCAATCTTCCCTGTCTGACAGTCGGCAACCAGCAGCGTCCAAATTACCTCCCCATGGAG GTCTGCAAAATAGTGGAGGGGCAGAGGTACTCCAAGAGGCTGAACCAGGGTCAGATAAGAGCTCTTCTTGAGGAGACGTGCCAGCGTCCACATGACCGGGAGCGCGACATAGTTCAG ATGGTGAATCACAACTCTTACCACGATGATCCGTATGCAAAAGAGTTTGGTATTAAGATCAGCGAGCGCCTGGCATCGGTCGAGGCACGGATTTTACCTGCTCCTCGG CTTAAGTACAGCGAGACTGGCAGAGAGAAGGATTGCTTGCCTAGAGTTGGCCAGtggaatatgatgaacaag AAAATGGTCAATGGTGCTAGAGTCAGGAGCTGGCTGTGTGTCAACTTCGCTCGAAATGTGCAAGAGAGTATGGCTACTGGATTCTGCCGTGAACTCGCTCGCATGTGCCAAGCCTCAGGAATG GACTTTGCTTTGGAGCCTGTTCTTCCGGTTATATACGTGCGCCCTGATCAAGTGGAGAGAGGTTTGAAAGCTAGGTTCCATGATGCGATGACCGCACTTGGACCGCAGCGCAAGGAGATCGAGTTGCTTATTGGAATTCTCCCTGATAACAATGGCTCACTTTATG GTGACCTGAAGCGTGTCTGCGAGATCGACCTTGGGCTAATTTCCCAGTGCTGTTTGACAAAGCAAGTGTTCAAGATGAACAAGCAAATCCTGGCAAACCTTTCTCTGAAGATAAATGTCAAG GTTGGGGGAAGGAACACTGTACTGGCTGACGCGTTGACAAGGCGCATTCCTTTGGTTACCGACAAGCCGACGATCATATTCGGCGCAGATGTCACCCATCCTCATCCTGGTGAAGACAGCAGCCCCTCCATTGCTGCA GTTGTGGCCTCCCAAGATTGGCCTGAGGTGACCAAGTATGCTGGCCTAGTCTCTGCTCAGACTCACAGGCAGGAATTAATAGAGGATCTGTACAATGTCACTCATGATCCTCAGAGAGGAACCATCCATGGTGGCATGGTCAG GGAGCTTCTTATATCCTTCAAGCGAACAACCGGAGAAAAGCCTGAGCGTATTATTTTTTATAG AGATGGTGTGAGTGAAGGCCAGTTCTACCAAGTTCTACTGCATGAGCTTGATGCCATCAGAAAG GCATGCGCATCGCTGGAAGCAAACTACCAGCCGCTGGTTACATTCGTCGTGGTCCAGAAGCGCCACCACACCAGGCTGTTTGCGCACAACCACAATGACCAGAGCACCGTCGACAAGAGCGGCAACATCCTTCCTG GCACTGTCATTGACTCCAAGATCTGCCACCCTACAGAGTTTGATTTCTTCCTGTGCAGCCATGCCGGCATCAAG GGCACGAGCCGCCCCGCGCATTACCATGTCCTGTGGGATGAGAACAACTTCACTGCTGATGGACTGCAGACCCTCACCAACAACCTCTGCTACAC TTACGCGAGGTGCACGCGCTCGGTGTCTATCG TCCCTCCAGCATACTACGCTCACCTGGccgccttccgtgcccgcttctaCATGGAGCCGGACAGCTCCGACAGCGGCTCCATCTCGAGCGCGCGCAAGTCCGGCTCGTCGACGTCCCGCAGCACCCGAGCTGCAGGCGCCGGGGTCGTCAGGCCCCTCCCTGCACTCAAGGACAGCGTGAAGAAGGTCATGTTCTACTGCTGA